The Piliocolobus tephrosceles isolate RC106 chromosome 3, ASM277652v3, whole genome shotgun sequence genome has a window encoding:
- the LOC111553611 gene encoding glycerol kinase 3-like yields MRGLALWTRHRPLPLAPPSPRKPAAIAGRHEAGLMAASKRAVCGPLVGAVDQGTSSTRFLVFNSKTAELLSHHQVEIKQEFPREGWVEQDPKEILHSVYECIEKTCEKLGQLNIDISNIKAIGVSNQRETTVVWDKITGEPLYNAVLWLDLRTQSTVESLSKRIPGNNNFVKSKTGLPLSTYFSAVKLHWLLDNVRKVQKAVEDKRALFGTIDSWLIWSLTGGVSGGVHCTDVTNASRTMLFNIHSLEWDKQLCDFFGIPMEILPNVRSSSEIYGLMKAGALEGVPISGCLGDQSAALVGQMCFQIGQAKNTYGTGCFLLCNTGHKCVFSDHGLLTTVAYKLGRDKPVYYALEGSVAIAGAVVRWLRDNLGIIKTSEEIEKLAKEVGTSYGCYFVPAFSGLYAPYWEPSARGIICGLTQFTNKCHIAFAALEAVCFQTREILDAMNRDCGIPLSHLQVDGGMTSNKILMQLQADILCIPVVKPSMPETTALGAAMVAGAAEGVNVWSLEPEDLSTVTMERFEPQINAEESEIRYSTWKKAVMKSMGWVTTQSPESGDPSIFCSLPLGFFIVSSMVMLIGARYISGIP; encoded by the coding sequence ATGCGCGGCCTCGCTCTTTGGACTCGTCACCGGCCCCTCCCCCTCGCGCCGCCGTCACCCAGGAAACCGGCCGCAATCGCCGGCCGACATGAAGCTGGTCTCATGGCAGCCTCCAAGAGGGCAGTTTGCGGGCCGCTGGTGGGGGCTGTGGACCAGGGCACCAGTTCGACGCGGTTTTTGGTTTTCAATTCAAAAACAGCTGAACTACTTAGTCATCATCAAGTGGAAATAAAACAAGAGTTCCCAAGAGAAGGATGGGTGGAACAAGACCCTAAGGAAATTCTACATTCTGTCTATGAGTGTATAGAGAAAACATGTGAGAAACTTGGACAGCTCAATATTGATATTTCCAACATAAAAGCTATCGGTGTCAGCAACCAGAGGGAAACCACTGTAGTTTGGGACAAGATAACTGGAGAGCCTCTCTACAATGCTGTGCTGTGGCTTGATCTAAGAACCCAGTCTACCGTCGAGAGTCTCAGTAAAAGAATTCCAGGAAATAATAACTTTGTCAAGTCCAAGACAGGCCTTCCACTTAGCACTTACTTCAGTGCAGTGAAACTTCATTGGCTCCTTGACAATGTGAGAAAAGTTCAAAAGGCCGTTGAAGACAAACGAGCTCTTTTTGGGACTATTGATTCATGGCTTATTTGGAGCTTGACAGGCGGCGTCAGTGGAGGTGTCCACTGTACAGATGTAACAAATGCAAGTAGGACTATGCTTTTCAACATTCATTCTTTGGAATGGGATAAACAACTCTGCGATTTTTTTGGAATTCCAATGGAAATTCTTCCAAATGTCCGGAGTTCTTCTGAGATCTACGGCCTAATGAAAGCTGGGGCCTTGGAAGGTGTGCCAATATCTGGGTGTTTAGGGGACCAGTCTGCTGCATTGGTGGGACAAATGTGCTTCCAGATTGGACAAGCCAAAAATACGTATGGAACAGGATGTTTCTTACTATGTAATACAGGCCATAAGTGTGTATTTTCTGATCATGGCCTTCTTACCACAGTGGCTTACAAACTTGGCAGAGACAAACCAGTGTATTATGCTTTGGAAGGTTCTGTAGCTATAGCTGGTGCTGTTGTTCGCTGGCTAAGAGACAATCTTGGAATTATAAAGACCtcagaagaaattgaaaaacttGCTAAAGAAGTAGGTACTTCTTATGGCTGCTACTTCGTCCCAGCATTTTCGGGGTTATATGCACCTTATTGGGAGCCCAGCGCAAGAGGGATAATCTGTGGACTCACTCAGTTCACCAATAAATGCCatattgcttttgctgcattAGAAGCTGTTTGTTTCCAAACTCGAGAGATTTTGGATGCCATGAATCGAGACTGTGGAATTCCACTCAGTCATTTGCAGGTAGATGGAGGAATGACCAGCAACAAAATTCTTATGCAGCTACAAGCAGACATTCTGTGTATTCCAGTAGTGAAGCCCTCGATGCCCGAAACCACCGCACTGGGTGCTGCCATGGTGGCAGGGGCTGCAGAAGGAGTCAACGTATGGAGTCTTGAACCTGAGGATTTGTCCACCGTCACGATGGAGCGGTTTGAACCTCAGATTAATGCTGAGGAAAGTGAAATTCGTTATTCTACATGGAAGAAAGCTGTGATGAAGTCAATGGGTTGGGTTACAACTCAATCTCCAGAAAGTGGTGACCCTAGTATCTTCTGTAGTCTGCCCTTGGGCTTCTTTATAGTGAGTAGCATGGTAATGTTAATTGGAGCAAGGTACATCTCAGGTATTCCGTAA